The following proteins come from a genomic window of Cardiocondyla obscurior isolate alpha-2009 unplaced genomic scaffold, Cobs3.1 scaffold43_0_327834, whole genome shotgun sequence:
- the LOC139112702 gene encoding uncharacterized protein, with protein sequence MHSHISTVANGQAEYIFETTVDQCKKMHATGSFSFSTYNHVYGLKVNQTVMRPITLAGTASTDGHCSGSYYSDPYGSWDNVVVQAIITITLITHQATVNLEANQIRLRSGTVCTYTDNNCIDIDGGYTFWQTLPTDYCKFNNYDILYEGYANRMLNTLYEKPQVVYSLSTHDITFALTKTGEEPLCGYTLTKTEHPKLLILETTKGDSFAQKRPLSVENLDIFTYVNSKFVYVEKHIRSQMNSLYRDVLKQRCNLEQQVLKNALSIAVNSPDEFAYQIMKGPGYMAVISGEVVHIIKCTPVDVKIQHIKECYSELPVLKNNETYFLSPRTHILTRTGTQISCNRVIPPMYFLNDGWYRMIPTPERTLPPTTIKPMTKPTWHYTNPGSLAASGIYSEKDLEHLRDHIMFPAERPALLNTVARGVMGEPTTIHGGLISNLMDEASIEKVATSAWNKMWSKFLVFGNISAGMLGIFLCIRGVKLILDTLVHGYVLHTVYGWSLYLIGAIWDSLTQLLLHLGEKRQKYEKPSAPKMPEPEIEKQQKNELPPIEELEMNHEEEQERHYPLLPARENATYSLQLRH encoded by the coding sequence ATGCACTCACATATTTCAACAGTAGCCAACGGGCAAGCCGAATATATTTTCGAGACTACAGTCGATCAATGCAAGAAGATGCACGCAACAGGATCATTCTCATTCTCAACATATAATCACGTTTACggattaaaagtaaatcaaaCGGTAATGCGACCGATTACGCTTGCAGGAACTGCAAGTACCGACGGACATTGTTCCGGCAGTTATTATTCAGACCCTTACGGAAGCTGGGACAATGTTGTTGTACAAGCcataataacaattactttaattactcATCAAGCTACTGTTAATTTGGAGGCGAATCAGATTCGCCTAAGATCAGGAACTGTATGTACTTATACAGATAATAATTGCATCGATATCGATGGGGGTTATACATTCTGGCAAAcattaccgaccgattattgcaaatttaacaactacgatattttatatgaaggATATGCAAACCGAATGCTCAATACACTCTATGAAAAACCGCAAGTAGTATATTCATTATCTACGCATGATATAACATTTGCATTAACCAAGACAGGAGAAGAACCGTTATGTGGATATACTTTGACAAAAACCGAGCAtcctaaattattaattttggaaacCACGAAAGGAGATTCATTTGCACAAAAGCGACCATTATCCGTCGAAAATTTAGACATATTTACTTATGTAAACtcaaaatttgtatacgtAGAAAAACATATCCGCTCGCAAATGAATTCATTATATCGAGATGTACTAAAACAACGCTGCAATTTAGAACAACAAGTATTGAAAAATGCATTAAGTATCGCAGTAAATTCACCTGACGAATTTGCATATCAAATAATGAAAGGGCCTGGATATATGGCTGTTATCTCCGGAGAAGTTGTAcacataataaaatgtacaccTGTTGATGTAAAAATTCAACATATAAAAGAATGTTATTCCGAATTGCCAgtacttaaaaataacgaaacgtATTTCTTATCACCACGAACTCATATATTAACCAGAACCGGAACTCAAATCTCATGCAATCGAGTAATACCTCCTATGTATTTCTTAAACGACGGATGGTATCGAATGATACCCACACCGGAACGAACCTTACCCCCCACCACAATAAAGCCTATGACTAAACCAACATGGCATTATACAAATCCAGGATCACTTGCAGCCAGCGGAATTTACAGTGAAAAAGATCTCGAACATCTAAGAGATCACATAATGTTCCCCGCAGAACGACCTGCGCTACTTAATACAGTAGCAAGGGGAGTAATGGGAGAACCTACAACGATACATGGAGGGTTAATTTCTAATCTCATGGACGAGGCATCAATAGAGAAAGTAGCAACCTCCgcatggaataaaatgtggagTAAATTTTTGGTTTTCGGAAATATCAGCGCCGGAATGCTAGGAATATTTCTGTGCATTCGCggagttaaattaattctcgacaCTCTCGTTCATGGGTACGTGCTGCATACGGTATACGGATGGTCTCTGTATTTAATCGGAGCCATCTGGGACTCACTAACACAACTATTATTACACTTAGGAGAAAAGagacaaaaatatgaaaaaccaAGCGCACCGAAAATGCCTGAGCCAGAGATtgaaaaacaacaaaaaaatgaattgCCTCCTATTGAAGAACTTGAAATGAATCACGAGGAGGAACAGGAACGACATTATCCTCTTCTTCCAGCCCGAGAGAATGCAACTTATTCTCTACAACTACGACACTAA